A single window of Larus michahellis chromosome 17, bLarMic1.1, whole genome shotgun sequence DNA harbors:
- the KCNJ1 gene encoding ATP-sensitive inward rectifier potassium channel 1: protein MFNYLRKRFTSHIRERNRRRARLVSKDGRCNIEFGNVEQSRFVFLIDIWTTILDLRWRYKMTIFISAFLGSWFLFGLLWYVVAYIHKDLPEFNPSINHTPCVENINGLTSAFLFSLETQVTIGYGFRCVTEQCATAIFLLIFQSILGVIINSFMCGAILAKISRSKNRAKTITFSKNAVISKRGGKLCLLIRVANLRKSLLIGSHIYGKLLKTTITPEGETIILDQVNIEFVVDAGNENLFFISPLTIYHIIDKNSPFFHMAAETILQQDFELVVFLDGTVEATSATCQVRTSYIPEEVLWGYRFAPIVSKTKEGKYRVDFQNFSKTVAVETPHCAFCLYNEKEAKAKEKKGYDNPGFVLSEVSETSDTKM, encoded by the coding sequence ATGTTCAACTACCTCCGGAAACGCTTTACCAGCCACATCAGAGAACGCAACCGACGAAGAGCAAGGCTTGTCTCTAAAGATGGAAGGTGTAACATAGAGTTTGGCAATGTAGAACAGTCAAGGTTTGTCTTTTTGATTGATATATGGACAACTATCCTGGATCTCAGATGGAGATACAAAATGACTATCTTCATTTCAGCATTCTTAGGTAGCTGGTTTCTATTTGGTCTCCTCTGGTACGTTGTGGCATACATACACAAAGATCTTCCAGAATTCAATCCTTCCATAAATCACACCCCCTGTGTTGAGAATATCAACGGCCTGACTTCAGCTTTCCTGTTCTCCTTAGAGACCCAGGTAACCATTGGTTATGGCTTCAGATGTGTCACAGAACAATGTGCCACTGCCATTTTCCTGCTCATCTTCCAGTCTATCCTGGGGGTAATCATCAATTCTTTCATGTGTGGTGCCATCTTGGCCAAGATATCAAGGTCCAAGAACCGAGCTAAGACCATCACCTTCAGCAAGAATGCTGTCATCAGCAAGCGTGGTGGGAAGCTCTGCCTCCTTATTCGGGTGGCAAACCTCAGGAAAAGTCTGCTGATTGGGAGCCACATCTATGGAAAGCTTCTGAAGACCACCATCACCCCGGAAGGAGAAACAATCATTTTGGACCAAGTCAACATAGAATTTGTAGTTGATGCTGGCAACGAGAATCTCTTCTTCATTTCCCCATTAACTATTTATCACATCATAGATAAGAACAGCCCATTCTTCCACATGGCAGCAGAAACCATTCTGCAGCAAGATTTTGAACTGGTGGTGTTTTTAGATGGCACTGTTGAAGCCACTAGTGCTACCTGTCAAGTGAGGACATCCTACATCCCCGAAGAGGTGCTCTGGGGTTATCGCTTTGCTCCCATTGTGTCTAAGACTAAAGAAGGGAAATACAGAGTAGACTTCCAGAACTTCAGCAAGACAGTGGCTGTGGAGACTCCCCACTGTGCCTTCTGCCTCTACAATGAGAAAGAAGCTAAAGCCAAAGAGAAGAAAGGTTACGACAATCCT